Part of the Salinigranum rubrum genome is shown below.
CGGTGTCACCGTCCGCTCCCCGCCGCTACTCGACGGGGACTTCCTTGACCGTCGGCGCGCGCTCTTTCAGGAGGACGCGGTGCCCACAGAACGGGCACCGGACCCCGCCGTACTCGTCCAGTTCGACGTCGCGCTTGCAGCGGGAACACTTGTAACTCATCGGTCCTACTCGTCGCTCTCGGTGCTGAGTGCCGCGCGGATCGAGCGGGTGACCTGCCGGCCACCGGGCGTCTGCGGGCGGTACGCGCCGCCGGTGAAGAGTTCGCCGGTGCGTTCGTTCTTCCAGATGCCCGTCCCGACGCGCTTGACGTCGTCGCCGTCGACCTTCGAGTCGCGCATCTCCGCTTCGATCTCCTTGACACGTCGGCGGGCCACGCGCCCGTACCGCGCGCCGAACCGGCCGGCGCTCCCGACCTTGCTCGCTTTGCTGTCGGCCATAGTACCGCGATGTACCCCGAGCGGAGGGATAAACCCTACGAGTCGTCGCGCTCGACGACACAGAATTATGCCCCTCGCGCTCGTCTCCGACGTATGAGTCGACCGCTCCACGTCGTCGTCGGGACCGGCCCGCTCGGTCTCGCCGTCGTCGACGAACTCCGCTCGCGCGACGGCGACGCTGTCGACGTCCGCGTCGTGAACCGCAGCGGCGTCGCCGACGTCCACGCCGACGTCGAGGTGGCCGCCGCCGACGTGACGGACCACGACGCCGCCCGCCGCGCCTGTGCGGGCGCGAGCGTCGTCTACAACTGCACGAACGCACCGTACACCGACTGGCCCGCGGCGTTCCCGCCAATCTGGGAGGGCGTCCTCGCGGGCGCGATGGCGGCCGACGCCGCCCTCGTCTGTGCGGACAACCTCTACTGCTACGGCGCGGTCGACGGTCCCGTCACCGAGGACCTCCCGTGGGACGCCGAGACGAGAAAAGGAACGGTCAGGGCGGAGATGGCCCGACGCGTCCTCGACGCCCACGAGGCCGGCGAGGTCCGCGCGACCCTCGCCCGGGCCTCCGACTTCTACGGCCCGCGCGTCCGCGAGTCGACGGTCGGCGAGCGCGTCTTCGGGAACCTCATCGATGGGAGGCGAGCCGAAGTCATCGGCGACCCGGACCAGCCACACACCTACACCTACGTCGGTGACTTCGCCCGCGCGCTGGTCCTCCTCGGCGACGACGAGCGGGCGTGGGGGGAAGTCTGGCACGTCCCCTCGGCGGCGACGCTCACGACCCGGGAGTTCGTCGAACTGGTCGCCGAGGAAGCCGGCGTCGAGCCACGGATGCGCGTCGCACCCGGGTGGTTCGTCCGCCTCGCCGGCGTCGTCTCGCCGACGATGCGCGAACTCGACGAGATGCGCTACGAGTTCGAGGAACCGTTCGTCGTCTCGTCGGCGAAGTTCGATTCGACGTTCGAACTCGAACCGACCTCGCACAAGGACGCGATCGCCGAGACGGTGGCGTGGTACCGGCAGGTGGGCGTCTCACCGACTCTTTGAGTCCGCTTACTCCTCCTGTAACCCTTCTTCGCGGAGCGCCGCGTTGAGGTCCTCACGCACGCGTTCGCCCGTCTCGCGGTCCATCGCCGTCGTCACGACGCGGTTCTCCTGGACGCTCGACCCCGCCCTGAGAAGGAGTCGGACGTTGCCGTTCCCGTCCGCGCGCGTCACCTTCGCGCGCAACCCCTTTCGAGAACTCATCCCGCCCGCCTCGATGGGCCCGGGGACGACCTTCTTCACGTGGGGATGTTCGGCGACGACCCCGATGGCTCGCCTCCCCTCCCGTCCGCCGATGAGCGTGGTGTGACTCCCCCCGAGTTTCTCCTTCGGCGCGGCCTCCACCACGTCGAGCGCCCGTTCGCCCCTCCGAGAGAGCACGGACCCGACGGGGTCGGAGTCGTCTCGCACCCGAAAGACGTCGTGGTGTAACTGGGCTCGGATCTCGCGGATGACGCGGTGGTCGCCGGAGACGTACACCTCGTCGGGGCGCTTGCGGTGGACCTCGTCGGCGACGAGGCCGGCGAAGTTCCGGAGTTCGACGACCGCGCGTTCCCCGTCCTCGTCCTCGGGGACGGTGGTGACGGTGAACTCTCCCACGACCGCCTCCTCGTCGAGCATCGACAGCGTCGCTCTGTCCCGCGACACGTCGACGACGACCGTGTCGCAGTTGGCGGTGTCGCAGGTGAGACAGTAGTCGCCCGGGCGTTCGAGCGGGGACTCACACCGCCGACAGTTCATGGTCGACGGTGGTGACGGTACGCTAAAAACGCGTCCGTTTCCCGCCGTTCTCCCGCCACGACCCGGGTACGTGTTGTGAGGCCCACCCCGTGTACGATTCGCGTGAACGTCGACGCCACCATGGGAGGCGTCGCGTGCGACTCTTTTCGGAGCGACCGTGTTGATCCTCGCCAGCGATGCCGCCGACTACGTGACCGGGGAACTGCTCTACGTCGACGGCGGGTGGTAGATTGACTGAAATTCAGAGTTCGAGCGGGTCGCTCTTCAGGAACTCTCTCAGGAGTACCGTCGCGTACGACCCCCGCGGGAGCGCGAAGTCGAACGTCGCACCGTCCTCGTCGACCTCCGCGTCGAGCCGCGTCCGAACGAGCACCGCCCGTCGCGTCCCGGTCGAGTCGAACGCCCCCGGCAGGGAGAAGTCCTCGGGGGCGAGGTCCAGGTCGTCGAGCACCTCACGTTCGATTTCGCCGGGTTCGCCCTCGCCCAGGTCGGTTTCGGTTCCGACGAGCGGTGCGGTGACGAACGCCCGACCGCGCGCACAGTGTTTCTCCATCACGCCGACGCGCCGCTCGGTGACGCGCTGCTCGCGGCTCGTGTCGGGCACGCCGAACGCCTCGTCGAGCGAGCGGTCGGCGAAACAGACCACGTCGCCCTCCACGGGGCGTGCGAGCGGGACCCCCCGCCGAAGGCGCTCGCTCACGATTCTGTTGAAGGCGTACGACTGCGCGGCGTTGACGAACAGCCGTTGGAGGTTGGAGGGGACGGCTTCGAGCGCGCGTCGGAAGCGGTCGGCTTCGCGTTCGCCTTCCTCGGTCCCTTCCGCCAGCCGGTGCAGCATCGACCGCTCGTACCGCAGGTACCCCGGTATCGCGTCGAGCGCCCGCTGCCAGTCGGGGTCGTCGCTCGCGGCCTCCCCGTCGACGACGGCCCGGGCCTCCTGCGTCTCCTCGGGTTCGGTCTCCGCGGGACTGCCACAGTACGCGAGCACCGCCTCGCGCCACTCGCCCCTGACGACGTGCAAGCCCACGGTGTGCGTGACGGGCCGGCGCGACCCGAACCGCTGGTGGCCGAAGTAGTTGGGGACGCCGACCGCCCTCTCGCTCTCGCCGTCGGTGCCGTCCCCCCCGAACTCCGCGAGCGCGTCGGTGACCGCGCTCACCCGCTCACGGGCGACTTCGGTGTCACAGGCCAGGTCGCGCACCCTGACGGAGAAGTCGTTGCCCGCGAGGTCGCCGAACTGGAGGGCCCGGCCGAGACGACCCACGACCTCGACCTCCGCGTCGTTCACGTCGGGGACTTGCTGGGCCGAGACGCCCTGCAGGGAGAACAGCTGGGTCGTCACGGCGTGTTTGTCCTTCGTCCCGGCCCACGAGACGCGCTCGCGGCTCATCCCCAGCGCGTCCGAGAGGCGGGCGGCGAAGTCGTTAGTGTCCCAGCCGCGGAGCGTCGCCCGAACCAGGAGGTGCGCGTAGTCGCCCGGGTCGCCGTCGACGGGGGCGGCCTCGACTGTCTCGACCTCTCGCACGCGAAAGTCCTCGGGATGGGTTCGAAGGCGGCCGCCAACGCCGTCGGCGTCGCTCGCGTACCACTCCATACCGACCGTCCGCTCGCGTGGATGGGCCTCGCGCATCAATAGAGCGAGAGGTCGCCGGTCACGCGGTCGACCTCGTCGTCCTCGGCGGGCCCGACCGCCACCGCCGTGACCGTTCCCGGGTCGAGTTGGGTGTGGCCGGCGTCGCGGATGACCGCGTTGGGGATGCCGAGGCGCTCGGCCTCCGAGGCGACGTCGAACACCGCCTGCTCGCCCGACACCTTGAGGACGACCTTCTTCTGTCCGGACCCTTTCCACGCCTTTCGCGTCGAGGGGGAGGCGTCCTCGTACGCCGACAGCGACGCGTGGGCGACCTGTGCGGCGAGCTTCCCGCGCCCCATGCCGAGGTCGGTCCGCGCGGCGATGGCTTGCTTCATATCCTCCTCTCGCCGCCCCGGGGCGTAAGTCTCCTGCTATCCGCGTCCGCGCGTCGCCCGCTCGCTCGTCGTCGGACGCCGCCGACTCGCCGGAACCCGTCGTCGACTCGGCGTACTCCGTGGCGACGACGACGAGTTCTCCCTCGGGGACCGCCGCGACCGACTTCGACTCGGGGACCGTCGTCCCGTCCGCCCGCAGCCCGACGCTCTCGCCGGCCCTCCGCGTCTCTCCCGCAACGGATCGGCGACCATCCGGATCGACGGCCAACGTGGGAGCAGCGGGTCGCCGCCGACACGAACAACTAAATCCGTCGCCGACTGCCACCCTGTATGATTCTCTCCGACACGGACCTCCTCGCGCGGTTGCGCGACGGGGATCTCGTCGTCGAACCCCTCGACGACGTCGATATGCAGGTCCAGCCGTCGAGCATCGACCTCCGTCTCGGCTCGGAGTTCCTCGAGTTCCAACGGACGAACATCCCGTGTATCCACCCCAACCGGGAGGACGAGGTGTCGAAGTACGTCCGAGAGACCCACGTCGACGAGGGCGACGAGTTCATCCTCCACCCGGGCGATTTCGTGCTCGGCACGACGAAAGAGCGGGTCGAAATCCCGCCGGACCTCGTCGCACACGTCGAGGGGCGCTCGTCGCTCGGCCGGCTCGCAATCGTCGTCCACGCGACGGCCGGGCTCTGTGACCCCGGGTACAAGGGACAGATCACGCTCGAACTCTCGAACCTCGGGAGCGCCCCGGTCGCGCTCACGCCCGACATGCGCATCTCGCAGTTGACGTTCACCGAGTTGACGTCGCCCGCGACGCGTCCGTACGGAACCGAACGGGGCTCGAAGTATCAGGACCAGCGTGGGCCGCAGGCGTCACGCATCGGCGAGGACCCGGAGTTCGCCGACCGATGAAGTTCATCGAGGAAGTCGTCGTCGAGGAGTTCCTCCCGACGTTCCGCTCGATGCTCGCAGAGGACCTCCGTGCCAGAGGGCTCACCCAGAGCGAGGTCGCCTCGGCGCTCGGAATCAGCCAGAGCGCCGTCTCGAAGTACGCCCACGGCGAGGTGGCCCGCAACGACCGAATCGAGACGGACGACCGCGTCCGCGCGCTGGTCGAGCGGGTCGGCGAAGGGCTCGCCAGCGGCGACATGACGCCCGTACAGGCGCTCGTCGAGAGCGAGGTGCTCGTCCGCCGGCTGGAGCGCGGTGACATCCTCGCGGACCTTCACGAGGGGGCGATGCCGGCGCTCGCAGCGGTCGACCACGCCCGCATCCACGACCCCGACAGCGCCGTCCGGGCCACGGAACGCGTCCGCTCCTCCGTTCGGAGAGGAGTCAGGACGCTCACGAACGCCTCGGGCTTTTCGACCCTCATCCCGAACGTCGGCTCGAACCTCGTCGAGTGCCTCCCGGAGGCGACGGGCGTCGAGGACGTCGCGGCGGTTCCGGGGCGCATCTTCGACGTGAAGGGGCAGGCGACGGTGCCGGGTGACCCCGAGTTCGGTGTGAGCGAGTA
Proteins encoded:
- a CDS encoding DNA-directed RNA polymerase subunit P, yielding MSYKCSRCKRDVELDEYGGVRCPFCGHRVLLKERAPTVKEVPVE
- a CDS encoding 50S ribosomal protein L37ae — encoded protein: MADSKASKVGSAGRFGARYGRVARRRVKEIEAEMRDSKVDGDDVKRVGTGIWKNERTGELFTGGAYRPQTPGGRQVTRSIRAALSTESDE
- a CDS encoding NAD-dependent epimerase/dehydratase family protein — translated: MSRPLHVVVGTGPLGLAVVDELRSRDGDAVDVRVVNRSGVADVHADVEVAAADVTDHDAARRACAGASVVYNCTNAPYTDWPAAFPPIWEGVLAGAMAADAALVCADNLYCYGAVDGPVTEDLPWDAETRKGTVRAEMARRVLDAHEAGEVRATLARASDFYGPRVRESTVGERVFGNLIDGRRAEVIGDPDQPHTYTYVGDFARALVLLGDDERAWGEVWHVPSAATLTTREFVELVAEEAGVEPRMRVAPGWFVRLAGVVSPTMRELDEMRYEFEEPFVVSSAKFDSTFELEPTSHKDAIAETVAWYRQVGVSPTL
- a CDS encoding DUF2103 domain-containing protein — its product is MNCRRCESPLERPGDYCLTCDTANCDTVVVDVSRDRATLSMLDEEAVVGEFTVTTVPEDEDGERAVVELRNFAGLVADEVHRKRPDEVYVSGDHRVIREIRAQLHHDVFRVRDDSDPVGSVLSRRGERALDVVEAAPKEKLGGSHTTLIGGREGRRAIGVVAEHPHVKKVVPGPIEAGGMSSRKGLRAKVTRADGNGNVRLLLRAGSSVQENRVVTTAMDRETGERVREDLNAALREEGLQEE
- the truD gene encoding tRNA pseudouridine(13) synthase TruD translates to MREAHPRERTVGMEWYASDADGVGGRLRTHPEDFRVREVETVEAAPVDGDPGDYAHLLVRATLRGWDTNDFAARLSDALGMSRERVSWAGTKDKHAVTTQLFSLQGVSAQQVPDVNDAEVEVVGRLGRALQFGDLAGNDFSVRVRDLACDTEVARERVSAVTDALAEFGGDGTDGESERAVGVPNYFGHQRFGSRRPVTHTVGLHVVRGEWREAVLAYCGSPAETEPEETQEARAVVDGEAASDDPDWQRALDAIPGYLRYERSMLHRLAEGTEEGEREADRFRRALEAVPSNLQRLFVNAAQSYAFNRIVSERLRRGVPLARPVEGDVVCFADRSLDEAFGVPDTSREQRVTERRVGVMEKHCARGRAFVTAPLVGTETDLGEGEPGEIEREVLDDLDLAPEDFSLPGAFDSTGTRRAVLVRTRLDAEVDEDGATFDFALPRGSYATVLLREFLKSDPLEL
- the pth2 gene encoding peptidyl-tRNA hydrolase Pth2, yielding MKQAIAARTDLGMGRGKLAAQVAHASLSAYEDASPSTRKAWKGSGQKKVVLKVSGEQAVFDVASEAERLGIPNAVIRDAGHTQLDPGTVTAVAVGPAEDDEVDRVTGDLSLY
- the dcd gene encoding dCTP deaminase, translated to MILSDTDLLARLRDGDLVVEPLDDVDMQVQPSSIDLRLGSEFLEFQRTNIPCIHPNREDEVSKYVRETHVDEGDEFILHPGDFVLGTTKERVEIPPDLVAHVEGRSSLGRLAIVVHATAGLCDPGYKGQITLELSNLGSAPVALTPDMRISQLTFTELTSPATRPYGTERGSKYQDQRGPQASRIGEDPEFADR
- a CDS encoding thiamine-phosphate synthase family protein, with protein sequence MKFIEEVVVEEFLPTFRSMLAEDLRARGLTQSEVASALGISQSAVSKYAHGEVARNDRIETDDRVRALVERVGEGLASGDMTPVQALVESEVLVRRLERGDILADLHEGAMPALAAVDHARIHDPDSAVRATERVRSSVRRGVRTLTNASGFSTLIPNVGSNLVECLPEATGVEDVAAVPGRIFDVKGQATVPGDPEFGVSEYVASVLLAAREHTDARAAANIRYDPDLVDALADAGYTCLAFEPDGDSEVEGVRSVLADAPELTDVFVLYQTGGYGIEPITYLLGPDAPTVADCVRDLL